Genomic segment of Acinetobacter larvae:
TGCGGTATACCGTCGGCGGTGCGGCAGGGCGTTCCGAGGCGCTTTTGAGTTTGGCTAAAAGGTCATAGGCGCCAATCGGGGCATTGGCATTTAAGATGAGCTCAAGCACCTCTTTACGCAAAGGGGTTAAGCGTGTGCCGGCATTTGCACACATCGTTTCAGCATCTCTTAGGCGTTGTACTGTGCTGACATGATCGTGCACGCCATGTAAAGCGTCATGATGCCCATGTGAACAAACACTCATAATCAACCTCTTTGCAGCGGGTAAACACAAATAATGAAAAAGAGTATTTAAAAATAATCTTTAAATTGGAATGATATCATGACACTAAAGTGTCATCTAAGAATAGTGGATTGATAACTTTTGTTATAATATAACAAAAAATAGCTAAAGGTATGCGGTGCCATGTTGCGATATTTAATTTTTTTTCTTAGTGTATGCAGTGTATGCATGTTCAGTGCAGGGTGGGCTGCACAGTCACCTTTGCTGATTTCCACCTATCCAATTTATTTGATTGCCAAGGAAGTCACGCAAGGGGTTGAGCAGCCCGTTTTATTGTTAAAAAATCAGACGGGTCATGATGTACAGTTAACACCAGCTGATCGTAAAGCCATTCAAGATGCGGGTTTGGTGATTTGGGTGGGCAAAGCACATGAAGCCCCCTTAGAAAAACTGTTGAGTTCAAATAAAAAGGCCATTTCAATTTTGGACTCGGGCATTATTGAGGCACTGCCACTACGGAATACGCGTGGTGTTGCATTAAAAAATACAGTAGATACGCATGTTTGGTTAGATCCCAATAATGCGATACGGATTGGATTCTTTATCGCAGCATTACGTTCACAGCAATATCCAGAACATAAACAGCAATATTGGAACAACGCACGTAAGTTTGGTAAAGAGTTATTCCAAGCATCTCAGCAGTTCAACACACAGCGTGCTGCGCGTCCATACTGGGCATTTCATGATGCATATCAATATCTTGAGCGCCCATTAAATATTAAATTTGCTGGTGCTTTGACTGATGACCCGCATGTACCGATGAATATTAATCAGATTAAGTATCTCAATGACAACCGTCCATTCAAGAAAATGTGTTTATTAGCAGAAGCCAATACCAGCCCTAGCCAATACCAAAAATTAGGTGATGTTTGGTTTCAAAAAGTCGATGAAAATCTATCTGAGCAACAGAATTTTATTCAAGCGTGGCAGGCTTTGGCAAAGAATGTACAACAATGTGTGATGAATGCGCGGCAATAGTCGGAAAAATAAGCTAAAAATAGTTTGCAAAAATTAAAAATAGCTTGCAAAAAAACTCGACTAAGGTCGGGAAATGATTGCATGTTTAGGGGGGTAACTCTATAATGCCTGCGATTAAAATCGATTGTTAACCTAAAGTACCACTTGTCAAGCAGATACACTGTAGGTAGGAAAAAGAAATGAGCCGACCTCAGCGCTTGGTCGATCGAAGATTAGCCAAAGCGATCGTTCTATTACAAACTGTGATGGTTCCTGTGGTCGCATTATTGGCATGGGCAATACAAGATCTCAAAGCAGCACAGAGTGCTGCTTTAGGCGCGTTTGTCTGTTGGCTCGCCAGTAGTTATTTTTGTTGGCAATCTTTTCGTGTCGCAGGTGCTAGAGCTTCACAACAAATCCTCTCCAATATGTATCGTGGAATGATTGGGAAGTTTGCGATCGTGGTTGTCGGTTTTATCATTATTTTAAGCAGTGTAAAAACATTGTCGCCTTTGGCATTGATTTGTGGTTTTATGCTTGTACAGAGCATGTCGTGGATTGCACCAATTTGGCTAGCACGACTACAGAAACAAGTATAAACGTGCTTTAAAGTTTTTTTTAGGGAGTGTACGAGATACTGTGCAGATTGCAGGTATTCGGAAACTCACTTTTGTATTTGACATTGACCAGGTGTGATTTTATGGCTGCTGAAGAACATGCCCTGACATCGACTGAGTATATTAAGCATCACTTGACCAATATGACCTATGGCAAAATGCCAGATGGTACATGGAAGTTGGCTGAGAGTGCTCAAGAAGCTCAAGATATGGGATTCACTGCAATTCACTTGGATTCAATGGGTTGGTCTATCGGCCTTGGTGTGATTTTTTGTTTATTGTTTTGGTTGGTTGCCCGTGCCGCAAATGCTGGTGTGCCAAGTAAATTTCAATCTGCAATTGAAATGATCATTGAGTTCGTAGATTCAAGCGTACGTGATACCTTTCATGGCAAGTCACGTTTGATTGCACCACTTGCATTAACCATTTTTGTGTGGATTTTCCTCATGAACTTAATGGACTTGATGCCGATTGATTTCATCCCTCATCTTGCTGCTGTGATTGGTAGTAACGTATTTGGTATGGACCCACACAGTGTGTTTTTCAAAATTGTCCCAACAACAGATCCGAACGTGACGCTAGGCATGTCTCTATCTGTATTTGCGCTGATTCTTTTTTACAGTATTCGTGAAAAAGGCATTAGTGGCTTTGTTGGTGAGTTGGCGCTGAACCCATTTAATCCAAAAAATCCAGTTCTTAAAGCGTTGTTGATTCCATTCAACTTACTCTTAGAGTTGGTAACCTTTTTGGCGCGACCAATTTCATTGGCGCTTCGACTATTCGGTAACATGTATGCGGGTGAGTTGATCTTCATCCTTATTGCATTATTACCCTTGTGGATTCAATGGGCACTTTCTGTGCCTTGGGCGATATTCCATATTTTGATTATCACCTTACAAGCCTTTATTTTTATGATGCTTACTATTGTTTATCTAAGCATGGCAAGCGAAAAACATTAATAGAATTGCCTAATTATCTCATGGTGATTGGGCGCTGATTTTTAATTTAATTTGGTGAAAACCTAACCTCTGAGGAATTATCA
This window contains:
- a CDS encoding metal ABC transporter substrate-binding protein produces the protein MLRYLIFFLSVCSVCMFSAGWAAQSPLLISTYPIYLIAKEVTQGVEQPVLLLKNQTGHDVQLTPADRKAIQDAGLVIWVGKAHEAPLEKLLSSNKKAISILDSGIIEALPLRNTRGVALKNTVDTHVWLDPNNAIRIGFFIAALRSQQYPEHKQQYWNNARKFGKELFQASQQFNTQRAARPYWAFHDAYQYLERPLNIKFAGALTDDPHVPMNINQIKYLNDNRPFKKMCLLAEANTSPSQYQKLGDVWFQKVDENLSEQQNFIQAWQALAKNVQQCVMNARQ
- a CDS encoding ATP synthase subunit I; protein product: MSRPQRLVDRRLAKAIVLLQTVMVPVVALLAWAIQDLKAAQSAALGAFVCWLASSYFCWQSFRVAGARASQQILSNMYRGMIGKFAIVVVGFIIILSSVKTLSPLALICGFMLVQSMSWIAPIWLARLQKQV
- the atpB gene encoding F0F1 ATP synthase subunit A, which encodes MAAEEHALTSTEYIKHHLTNMTYGKMPDGTWKLAESAQEAQDMGFTAIHLDSMGWSIGLGVIFCLLFWLVARAANAGVPSKFQSAIEMIIEFVDSSVRDTFHGKSRLIAPLALTIFVWIFLMNLMDLMPIDFIPHLAAVIGSNVFGMDPHSVFFKIVPTTDPNVTLGMSLSVFALILFYSIREKGISGFVGELALNPFNPKNPVLKALLIPFNLLLELVTFLARPISLALRLFGNMYAGELIFILIALLPLWIQWALSVPWAIFHILIITLQAFIFMMLTIVYLSMASEKH